CCGTCCAGTGAAATCGTGCCGGACTTTGGCGTAACGATGCCGGCAAGTAGCCGAAGGAGCGTGCTCTTGCCCGCTCCGTTGGGGCCGACGATTCCCCAGCACTCTCCCGGTGCAATGTGCATCGTGACCGGCCCGAGAAAATTGGGCCGACCCTCGAAGCCGAACGTCACGGCATCCGCACCGATGATGGCCTGCCCGGCGTTAGTCAAACTTCGCCTCCGGATGCAGAAGCCGGGCGAGCCTGGCGATGACGTCCACGATCCTCGGCGATGGAATCGTCGCATTCTCGTCGCACAGAATATGAACGCGATTATTTTTGGCGGCGGGGATGCCGCCGAACGCCTGCCATTGGGCAAGCAGCTTGCGCTCCAATTCCTTCGTCAATTCCAATTCCGGCATGGCCTCAATGATAACGTCGGGCTGAGCCACGAGTATCGCCTCTGGCGAAATCGTCGGATAAGCGATGGCGCTGTCGGCAAAGACATTCTCTCCGCCCGCCGCCCTGATCATGTCGTCGACAAAGGTCCCCCTCGCCCCGGTCATGACCGAACTGATGGAGTCCGTGTTGCGCGCGATGGTGATGAGGACGCGCGGACGCGTACGACCGGCAACGGCGCGAGCGATGCGATCTAATCTGTCTCGCATCTCCCTTTCAACCTCGATCGCCTTCTCGCGCGCGTCCAGCAAGTCGCCAAGCTCGCCCAGCGTCTTGTAGATGTCTTCCAGTGTCTCCGTCTTGTCTTCGAAGAGCGTAATCCCGTTGGCCGCGCACAAGTCCTCAACCGCCTTCTGTCGTCCGCGCAGGACAACAAGGTCAGGCCGCAGCGTCAGCATCGCCTCAAGGTTCACATCAAAGAGCCCGCCGATCCGCGGCAGGTCCTTGATCGAATCGGGCCAGACACAAAAGTTACTCACGGCCACAAGCCGATCCGCCGCGCCAAGCGACGCGATGATCTCCGTCGAGTTCGGCGAGATGGAAATGATTCGTCTCGCCACCGGACGGGTTGTCACTTCGCGCGCCGGCTGTTTCTCGCAGGCGCTGGCGGCCATGACCCAGATGATCGACACATGAGCGATGTTTCTCGCACCGCGCGTGACAAAGCGGCGAAGCAGGGGCCTTATCTTCGATGATATGCTGCGGGTCATGACCCCGCGATTGTCGGGGCCGCTCAACTCACCGTCAAAATGCAGGTTCAGGATCGGTGATCGTGACATGCCGGGCGTCCTTGCTACACTCTCTGTATGGCTCGGCCCCGTATCCTCGTCCTCCGCGCTCCCGGCATTAACTGCGACGAGGAGACCGTCTTCGCATGGCAGCGCGCCGGGGCCGACTGCGACCTGGTTCATGTGAAGCAGCTCATCGCCGCGCCGGATTCCCTCGCTCGCTACCAGCTTCTCACCATCCCCGGCGGCTTCAGTTACGGTGACGACATCGCCAGCGGCAAGCTTCTGGCGAACCAGCTTAGCCATCACCTCGGCGACCAGCTCCGCGCCTTCGTCGATCGCGGCGGACTGGTCCTCGGCATCTGCAACGGCTTTCAGGTTCTCGTTCGCATGGGCCTGCTCCCGGGTGACGACTGCGGCGTTCGCGCGACGCTGGCGCTCAACGCTTCCGGACGGTACGAAAACCGTTGGGTGCGACTGCGCGCGACGGAGAATTGTCGTTGTGCCTTCGTCGAGCCGGGTGAGGAGTTCGACCTCCCCGTGGGGCACGGCGAAGGGCGTCTGGTTTTCGACGGCGACGACGAATCCGCGAAGCAACTTCGCGCGATGGGACGCATCACCCTCGAATATATCAGCCTCACCGTGGCGGCCCCGGTGTATCCGGAAAACCCCAATGGCAGCATTGGAAACGCCGCCGCTCTCACCGACGCCACCGGCCGCGTCTTCGGGCTCATGCCGCACCCGGATCGCCACCTCTTCGCCACGCAATCACCGGGACAAAACCGCGATTTCAATGCTGAAACCGCCGGTGCCCGGTTCTTCCGGCGAGTCGTCGATCGCCTTCGCTGATCCTCTTCATCCGCTCGCCCGACTGATTTCCAATCCGCGATACAGGCGCTGCTTGCCCGCCGTCGATAGTCGTCAAAGCGCGAGTCGTCGGCGTTTGCGGCATGCCGCGCCGCGGGGTTGGCCGATGATGCAGAGCCGTCCGGCGGTGCTGATAAGCGCGAGGTCGCAACCGGCCGGTCGCGCTTTTCCGTGAAAGGCATTTCGCATGAACGCGACGACGTTGAAATCCGACCAGATGCTCATACAATCGCACTCACAACCCAAGGCACTCAGAGTAAGGATGCTCGTTATGCCCAGCTTTGCACGGATGCTTTCTCTCCCGCTTCTCACCGTCCTCTTTGTCGGGGCGGCCTGCAACAAGATGCCCTCGCCCTTCACGGTGAAGGACCGCTCGCCGCATGCCGATTCCGACGCGCCGTTCGATCCGCCGAATACCTATCCCGAGTGGGCGTACGATTCGCAGAGCTATGTCAAACCTCCTCAGGAGCTCACGCCCGAGCCGAAGGTCAACGTCAACGATCCGCTGCATTACTTCACCAAGGGAAACGTCGTCATGATCCGCCGACCCGAGGGCTACACGCCGGAAGAGATTCCGCGGGTGGCCATCTGGTACACGGACAACAACGGCTTCCACTGGAACAAGGCCGGCTACTTCGGGCGCGAGCAGACCTTCTTTCCGTTTGAAGCGCCCGAGGATGGCGATTACGGCATTCGCTTTGTCGGTCCCGGGCAAGACCCCGCGCTTCATTCGCTCCCCTATCCGGAGCGCGTGTATCACGTCGACACGGCGCTGCCCGATGTCGTCGTGACCGTCGAGCCGGAGAAGACCTGGTACAACGTCGGCGAGACGGTGACGATTTCCTGGAAGGCTGAAGACGCGCATCTGATCGAGTACCCGGTGCGCATCGGTCGCCTGCTCGACTTCACCGCCGACGGCGCCAACGCGCTGGAGCTTCAGCGCGACCTGGCCGACGAGGGTCAGATCACCTACACCATTCCCGAAGACGCGCTCGATCACGAAGCGCGCTTCCGCGTCGATGCCCTTGACCGCGCCGGAAATCTCGGTGTTGCCATCTCGTTTGCACTCCAGGTCGTCCCCGAAGAGCAGGAAGACGTTTCCGAGCTCGAAGGCGGTGGCGAGATCGCGAAGGCCAATGTCGGTCCGGCGACCGACGCCTCCGAGGCAAACGCGTTGGCGTATTACGACGGCATCAACACGCCGGCGCTGAAGCAGACGTCCGTCGGCCCCGCGAAGACTCCGGTGTCCTCCGTCAAGCCGACTTTGGCGGAAGGCGACGCCGCGCTGCACGAGCCTTCGACCCTCGGCGATGCCGACTTCGACAGCGTGGCCATCGACGCATCGCTGGAGCCGACCCCAACCGGCGGCGACGCGCCGCTGCCGATGGCCACCATCGCCGCGCGAGCGGCCGAGCCGGAGGCCCAGCTTGTCTGGGATGCGGCGGCAACCGGGGCGACCGTCGGGGATACGCCGTTCCCACTCGGCCGAACCGATGGTGCCACAACTATGACACCCGTTAACGAGGTCCACATCGGAAAGCCCGACATCGCCGTGTCTCACGAGGCGACCCCCGATGGCGACGGGTTCCAGCCCCGCTCCGACGCCATTCTGGAGGAGTACTTCACCGTGCCGCAGCGTCCGGTGCAGTCGGAGCCGGAGCCCGCGAAACCGGCGGAGCCTTCCGCCCGGTCTATCATGGAGTCGAACCCCGCCTATCAGTCGATCGGCCTGACTCATGCCGACGGCCTGCTGGTGCCGATGCCCGCGACGATCGCCCCCGGCGAGACGAAGCTCGGCACGGTCCTGGCTCATCCGTGGCGCTCGCTGACCGATGTGTGGCCTGTCGCGATTCAGACTGTCTGGCTGCTCCCTCGGCCGAACTTCCAGTCGAAGTCGCTCAACGAACTCTTCGAGGGCAGGTTCCTCGCCGCCGGCAAGATCACCTACCCGGTCAGCGAGCCGGCCCCGGTCAATCGCACCGTGGTCAGCGCCCCCGATGCGGTTCTGAGCACGGAAGTGAACATCCAGCCGTAGCGGGATATTTCCCCCGGATTTTTTTTCTCGAATTGCGTGAGACACGAAGCCCACGGATTGGGATCCGTGGGCTTTTTTTTGTCGCGCAGGGGCGCTTGGAAGGCCGGCGCGAGGCGCTTTGGGCGCGCCTGAAGGGTCCAAGAGCAAGGTGACATACGGTGACACAAGCCTCGCGGAGATTGTTCCAACACTTGTGGCGGTCATGTGTTGGGGCAGCGGGCGAATTGGGTGGTTTTTGCGTGAAAACCGCCTGGCACACGCGGCATGTGGCGTCGGGTTTGCCTTCGGATCGCCGGAGATTCTGAATGCTTGTTTGCGGAGCATCGCGGGGACTCCTCCATAAGAACTTTTGCTCCATGTGCGCGCCTGGAAGGGTGAATTAGGGAGGGCCGGCGAGCGAGTAGGGAGTGCGTGCACGAGCGAAACGGCGCGGAGGCGAGACAGGCGGCGCGATCTCAGGTGAGGTCGATGAGTTTTTCGACGCTCGGCGGCGGGATGGGGCTTAGCCAGGCGCGGAGGAGCAATTCGGTTTCCTGAGTTGTTATGGTCAGGGTCTGGTTGCGGCTTTCCTCCACGACGAAGACGGTCCAGGACTCCCTGCGCGATTGGACCGCGACCAGGGTTGCGGACTTGGGGGTGAACAGTTCGAGGTCTGATTGGGTTGCGTTCTTTGACTTCTTTCGGAGTAACAGACCGCCGGGGACGATGAGCCATTCCAGGTGCAAATGCTCAAATGAAAACCCCGCCACACCTGCCAACGCCATCAAAAACGTCGCGACAAAAAACAACAATGACAATGTAACGACCCCCTGTCGATATGACGTCACGGCAGCCTGAATGACTTGTATTGCGATCATTAGAACTATCGGCCAAACCCAAACCAGGCGAAACGACCGCCGTATGCGTCGACCGATGGCCGTCTCCCCTGCGCTTGCACGAAGCCCCCTGCTCTCCTTCGCTTCGTCGCTCACATGGTTCGACATCGCATCCGCCAATTGGACGAACTGCTCGTCGGATTCGTCGAGGCTGACGGCGGGGAAGTTCACATCGAGCGGCTCGATCTCACCGACGGTATCGGTCCAGTGGAGTCGAATCGCCGAGGGTG
This genomic stretch from Planctomycetia bacterium harbors:
- a CDS encoding phosphoribosylformylglycinamidine synthase subunit PurQ, giving the protein MARPRILVLRAPGINCDEETVFAWQRAGADCDLVHVKQLIAAPDSLARYQLLTIPGGFSYGDDIASGKLLANQLSHHLGDQLRAFVDRGGLVLGICNGFQVLVRMGLLPGDDCGVRATLALNASGRYENRWVRLRATENCRCAFVEPGEEFDLPVGHGEGRLVFDGDDESAKQLRAMGRITLEYISLTVAAPVYPENPNGSIGNAAALTDATGRVFGLMPHPDRHLFATQSPGQNRDFNAETAGARFFRRVVDRLR
- a CDS encoding ABC transporter substrate-binding protein, which gives rise to MSRSPILNLHFDGELSGPDNRGVMTRSISSKIRPLLRRFVTRGARNIAHVSIIWVMAASACEKQPAREVTTRPVARRIISISPNSTEIIASLGAADRLVAVSNFCVWPDSIKDLPRIGGLFDVNLEAMLTLRPDLVVLRGRQKAVEDLCAANGITLFEDKTETLEDIYKTLGELGDLLDAREKAIEVEREMRDRLDRIARAVAGRTRPRVLITIARNTDSISSVMTGARGTFVDDMIRAAGGENVFADSAIAYPTISPEAILVAQPDVIIEAMPELELTKELERKLLAQWQAFGGIPAAKNNRVHILCDENATIPSPRIVDVIARLARLLHPEAKFD